Below is a genomic region from Bombus pascuorum chromosome 7, iyBomPasc1.1, whole genome shotgun sequence.
attaatttactaaataacCGTAATGCCAGCAGCAATTGCAAGATTGTTTGTAGTTCTGATATAGAAGTGGCAAAAAAAAATGGGTTGCCAATTGTGGCCTTAGAATCAACAATCATTACTCATGGAATGCCTTATCCTGATAATTTGAAGACGGCCATTCAAGTAGAAAACACTGTTAGAAAAaaagtaattgtttataaattctaaagaaacaaaaatattgctTCTTCTACATTATACTGTTATATCATTGTAGGGTGCTATACCTGCAACtgtaggaattttaaatggACAGATACATGTTGGTTTGAATGATGAACAACTACAAACACTAGCTAAATCAGATTGTACTAAAACTATTAAGTGTTCACGTAGAGATATATCAACAGTTGTTAGCCAAAAACTAAATGGAGGAACAACTGTTAGTGCAACaatgttaatttcaaatttattagattTGCCTATAATGGCAACAGGAGGCATTGGTGGTGTTCATCGTGGTGCAGAAAAGAGTTTGGATATTAGCACTGATTTAATAGAGCTTGGGCGTACTCCTGTAGCTGTTGTTTGTTCTGGTGTTAAATCTATATTAGATATTGAAAAGACATTAGAATATCtggttaatatattttcttgcataaaaaataataattattacaatagaGATTTGTAATTCTCTCCATTTGCAGGAAACACAAGGTGttccaattataaaaattggtGAAACAAACTATTTTCCTGCATTTTACTGCACTGAATCATTACAGAAGATAAAAGTGCCACATAGAGTATCAAATTCAGAAGAAGCAACAAAGATTCTTAAAGCACAAAGGGAATTAGGTCTTCAAACAGGATTATTGTTTGCTGTCCCTATTCCTAAAGAATATGCATTAGATtcaaaagaaatggaattggCTATACGTAATGCTTTAGAAAatgcaaaaagtaaaaatgtaaGTGGAAAGAATGTCACACCATTTTTGCTAGAAGAATTGAATAAGGTTACACATGGTCAATCTCTTCGAGCCAGTAAGTATAAATAAGTccattgatataaaaattaagaatacatAACCAAGATCAATATTTGTCACttaatttttgtctttttaaaATCAACAGATATGGCACTTATAGAAAACAATGCAAGTGTTGCGGCAGAAATTGCAGTGAATTTGGCTAAAAAGTGTTTTCAGAGCTCTCTCAACGATAGTGCTTCCAAGTGCATTCTGACATCAGAAAGAAATCcagtaaataaaacaaaaatatttgtttaccttaaaaaatatataagatattattcattttattttcatcggaTAATTTGTTTATGTCATAGATTGTAATTGGTGGAGCTATAATGGATACGACGTTGCAAGTGAAGGAATCCGAGATAAAAGTAAGTCGAGTCTTAAGTCAGAATTATACTAAATAACCAATTTTCCTTGTATTCATATTTCAGAGAAGTTATAGAACGTTTAACAgtatttacatacaattacgacCACATAGgttttatgtacatttaaGAATATGTATTGAATAATATGAACTCATAGTGTAGTATAGGGAAGAGTGAtctaatagaataatataatatgaaaatcataaaatatgattaaagTCAGAGGTAAAAAACTATGTCCATgcaatatattgaaattaagaTATAAGACATTTTAAAAAGGAATAGTCATTTGAATTAAATTCTTCTAAGTTGTTCTCAATGTCTTTttgaaaaaagtatttataagGATTCCTTAAAAAAAGATTCGAGATAAACTTTTTCCGTTATGCATAATAATATGCATGATTATGAAAGTATAACgaacgtattttatattctaattacACTTTTATCCATACTTGGCTACGGTAGTCCTATTAGGTTTACCGTGTACGAAATAACGTACATACCATATCTAACCATTTACAGATACAGTAAATTAGGTTTCTTAAGCAGGCACTATTCAAAGCTCCCTCTCTTTCATTCTTCtcgatatacatattacatttaaatatcaatcAGTTACAAATTACTACACATGTTGAATCTTTTTAAAGCCTTTTTCATTATGGGATCGTTATTCATTGTTGTCTGAATATATGTTTGACTAAAACATATAGATACGAgtctttcgttcgtttaacAAATACACGATCTGATGATTGAACGAATCAAAGGAACGAATCAAAACGTGAAAACCAGTACATCATTTTCTCGTTTAGTCAAAAGTTTCAAAGCTTATTCTAATTAAAGGTAGCGTGTAGGTTTTCATTTCTGGGCGGCTTGCAGTAACATAGTTGCCTTTCTAAATGATCggtttaaaaatcaattaacGCTATTTGTCGTATGTTTTACATAtagtatatccttatatacaTTTAGTGGCAGAGGCTGTATGTCTGCGAGGTGTAAgctttcatattattattgtagCTTAATACATTCAACGATAACTCGATGGCCTGATTAAGAAAGAACCTTCGATTATCTGGAAtgcaatttttctcttttcgcgTTTTTTTTTCCGTTTTCTCTTTAATGCTACAAAATCATATGTGATAGAACTAAAAGGAACAAAATATGTATTCAAAAATGTACATCATTAGCAATACGCATTAATAAACATGTCATGTAATAAATAGTTTCTTTGGTAGTAATCTACGCGTTATAACGTACGATGCTAAGAATACCCTGTTGTCCAGACTGATACGATTACGAGAAAGACAAAAGATCAAATCTGAAGTCTAACGATGAACTGTACAGCTTGTATTTTGATTCTTGATAGCCTCGTAACTTTCATTCATGTTGTTCAAAACAAGAGTAAAGAAAACTGATGTTTCTCAACATATACATGATTGAACCGTATGCAATTGATTCTGGCTTTTTCTTAAACAGACGATCGATTCTTAATATTTGACTACATCGCTATATACAGTCTACTAAATACGTATATCCATTACTTTGCATTCGTAAACGTATATAATCCCTAAGATTCGATTAATCCTAGCTAGGAAGCCAATTACTTTGAgtatcgtattatatttatacgacTTACTGCACAAATCAATACAGACTACTCGCGCTGCATGTatcgttttatataaaaagaactaGGAATTTATAGTCGTTACTCTTATGCGGTGACTTTGTGTGTATGTCTCTCTGTGTGTATATAATATGTGTTTTTTCCCAATGCAATTTTTCggccttttttattttttttttttttttgtttcttatatcTTCACTAAGTAATAGTAGCTCGTCGAGAAAACagatttcctatttttttctctttttttctatataatcgTATTTTCGCAGAGGGAGAATCAGTTTGGCAGTAGTATCCCACAATATTCTGCCGTAACTATCGCATCCATATAATCCTTGACGTTTAACTCATCGAAACAATTCGTTAGTAGAATTTCACCATAAAAGGgataagaaaaatcgaaaaaca
It encodes:
- the LOC132908506 gene encoding uncharacterized protein LOC132908506: MQWLNSQRLLKAVKKINLLNNRNASSNCKIVCSSDIEVAKKNGLPIVALESTIITHGMPYPDNLKTAIQVENTVRKKGAIPATVGILNGQIHVGLNDEQLQTLAKSDCTKTIKCSRRDISTVVSQKLNGGTTVSATMLISNLLDLPIMATGGIGGVHRGAEKSLDISTDLIELGRTPVAVVCSGVKSILDIEKTLEYLETQGVPIIKIGETNYFPAFYCTESLQKIKVPHRVSNSEEATKILKAQRELGLQTGLLFAVPIPKEYALDSKEMELAIRNALENAKSKNVSGKNVTPFLLEELNKVTHGQSLRANMALIENNASVAAEIAVNLAKKCFQSSLNDSASKCILTSERNPIVIGGAIMDTTLQVKESEIKDDGRTHAGRSRENCGGVGRNIANALINLGLNATRLISVVGNDQPGKAIIKSLGDGAQTVEQLSNMNTARCTVIIDYKGECRFAVGEMEVFSSISPHLVKKYQSYVENSSFIVLDGNLPLDTIRYVLDLATCSNIPVWYEPTDVNKATKVFKAKSQWQNVLHFISPNRNELSAIGKYLGISVPENKLSIDLEEVKTIAEQVAEFIPVVISTLGSQGVLVVRKALGNDPFYDKEGKLVAHTMVTSRLYPPLSFISDDPKETYNVSGCGDCLSAGIIYGIHKNLDETSCLSLALKAAALSLTSLDAVPTSLSLLCNDAKC